The following are encoded together in the Aerococcus mictus genome:
- a CDS encoding enoyl-CoA hydratase/isomerase family protein, producing MFDNLLYEINHQVATITMNRPDSANGMDQGMIKDLVAAFRQVETEPDVRVVVLRAKGKLFSGGGDMSWMNEMIDQGQTFDSSDIYRANQIAQAIRNVSKPVVAAVHGTVAGGAAGIIMACDFRIMSDKAKIVPAFSNIGLSGDTGLIYSLMLSLGFSRTYEIMALGQIISAQEANDWGLVTRLASPEDFENTVADFIELLKNRPTLALARQKQAMNAFFYQDLAKFGLSEAVNIPYLSGTEDFKQAIKGFVNKEEVHFQGK from the coding sequence ATGTTTGACAATTTACTTTATGAAATAAATCACCAGGTGGCGACCATCACTATGAATCGCCCGGATTCTGCCAATGGCATGGACCAAGGGATGATTAAGGACCTTGTAGCCGCCTTTCGCCAGGTAGAGACGGAGCCTGACGTCCGGGTAGTGGTGCTTAGGGCCAAGGGTAAGCTCTTCTCCGGTGGGGGCGACATGAGCTGGATGAATGAGATGATCGACCAGGGGCAGACCTTTGACTCCAGTGACATCTACCGGGCCAATCAAATCGCCCAAGCCATCCGCAATGTCTCTAAACCCGTTGTGGCTGCTGTTCACGGTACCGTGGCAGGTGGAGCAGCAGGAATTATCATGGCCTGTGACTTCCGCATTATGAGTGACAAGGCCAAGATCGTGCCAGCCTTCTCCAATATCGGTTTGAGTGGCGACACCGGTTTGATTTATTCCTTGATGTTGTCTTTAGGCTTTAGCCGGACCTATGAAATCATGGCCCTAGGACAAATCATTTCGGCCCAAGAAGCCAATGATTGGGGCCTAGTCACCCGCTTAGCCAGTCCGGAAGACTTTGAAAACACGGTGGCTGATTTTATCGAGCTCTTAAAGAACCGCCCTACCCTGGCCTTGGCGAGACAGAAACAAGCCATGAATGCATTCTTCTACCAAGACCTGGCCAAATTCGGTCTCAGCGAAGCCGTAAACATTCCTTACCTTTCTGGTACAGAGGACTTCAAGCAAGCCATTAAAGGCTTTGTCAATAAGGAAGAGGTTCACTTTCAAGGCAAGTAG
- a CDS encoding LysR family transcriptional regulator, with the protein MKELNWQHLAYFIKVVECESLTKAAAQLYLSPSTLSKAIAKLEKNLRIPLIVKAGREIQITYAGRKLAQRLSQGMTYINDSIREVQEELAQSTDSLSLCSSNLFSTTYFVIPELLKVSKDQYPNTAINYTEVLSQEVVMGIMDGSYDLACLTGEEFDLATPGLKTFRLLKERLGILVPIDHPLAHFDAITFQQIQGETFFRTYDSEHLRKLAMEKYGRSTGDIHYTDISIRHKVMNDASIISLVQSGFGISLTTKSASRTYPQVKYLEVRDMELYRETYLIYKAKAQLSSAAKDFIQLFSQRQGSFFEPITH; encoded by the coding sequence ATGAAAGAACTTAACTGGCAGCACTTGGCTTACTTTATCAAGGTGGTAGAATGTGAAAGTCTGACTAAGGCTGCCGCCCAACTCTACCTGTCCCCTTCGACCCTGTCTAAGGCCATCGCCAAACTGGAAAAAAATCTCCGCATTCCCCTGATTGTTAAAGCCGGACGCGAGATTCAAATCACCTATGCTGGTCGCAAGTTAGCCCAGCGCCTGAGTCAAGGGATGACCTATATTAATGATAGTATTCGTGAAGTCCAGGAAGAACTGGCCCAAAGCACCGATAGTCTGTCACTGTGTTCATCGAATTTATTTTCCACCACTTACTTTGTTATCCCGGAATTACTCAAGGTCTCTAAGGACCAATACCCTAACACTGCCATTAACTACACCGAGGTCCTCAGCCAAGAAGTGGTCATGGGGATAATGGACGGGAGTTACGACTTGGCCTGCTTGACAGGCGAAGAATTTGACCTGGCTACTCCCGGTCTAAAGACTTTCCGCCTGCTCAAAGAACGACTAGGGATCTTGGTGCCTATAGATCATCCTTTGGCCCACTTTGACGCCATCACTTTCCAGCAAATCCAGGGAGAAACCTTCTTTCGCACTTATGATTCGGAACACCTGCGCAAACTGGCCATGGAAAAATACGGTCGCTCAACGGGAGACATCCATTACACGGATATCTCTATCCGCCACAAGGTCATGAACGACGCCTCTATCATCTCCTTAGTCCAGTCCGGCTTCGGCATTAGTTTAACTACCAAATCCGCTAGCCGGACCTACCCCCAGGTTAAATATCTAGAGGTTCGTGACATGGAACTCTACCGGGAAACCTACCTGATCTACAAGGCCAAGGCCCAACTCTCTTCTGCCGCTAAGGACTTCATCCAACTCTTCAGCCAGAGACAAGGTTCCTTCTTTGAACCCATTACCCATTAA
- a CDS encoding inositol monophosphatase family protein, which produces MNNQAIGDLMLNWAEVAKGQVTAGLDQDLGVKEKSSARDLVTVLDGQLERFYRSQIRKYFPHDRILGEEGQGDQAKSLDGAVWIIDPIDGTLNFVKQRAHYVTMLARYVDGVGQVGVIYALDTGQSLLALAGQGAYLNGQALDLTGPSDLAEASLDQVLMSTEALPLDGDLALYQLSKQSLGLRIFGCAGLDAVHLALGRTGLYLNHLYPWDNAVALILAEVCGFKVTDFQGQPLNLLDRQYVLMAYPKIHDQVLNYLKDRQ; this is translated from the coding sequence ATGAATAATCAAGCCATTGGTGATTTAATGCTCAACTGGGCTGAAGTGGCTAAAGGACAAGTGACAGCTGGCTTAGACCAGGACTTAGGCGTCAAGGAAAAGTCCAGTGCCCGGGACCTGGTAACCGTATTAGACGGTCAGCTGGAGCGTTTTTATCGTAGTCAAATACGAAAATACTTTCCCCATGACCGTATCCTAGGAGAAGAGGGTCAGGGCGACCAGGCCAAGTCCTTAGACGGGGCGGTCTGGATCATTGATCCCATCGACGGCACCCTGAATTTTGTTAAGCAGCGGGCCCATTATGTGACCATGCTGGCCCGCTATGTTGATGGGGTCGGACAAGTGGGTGTGATCTATGCTTTAGACACGGGCCAGTCACTCTTAGCCTTGGCTGGCCAAGGCGCTTATTTAAACGGCCAAGCCCTGGACCTGACAGGACCAAGTGACCTAGCCGAAGCTAGTTTAGACCAGGTCCTGATGTCAACGGAAGCCTTGCCTTTAGATGGGGACTTAGCCCTCTATCAGCTGTCTAAACAGAGCCTGGGTTTAAGAATTTTTGGTTGTGCTGGCTTGGATGCGGTTCATTTGGCACTAGGTCGGACCGGTTTGTACCTCAACCATCTCTACCCTTGGGATAATGCTGTTGCTCTCATCTTGGCTGAAGTCTGTGGCTTTAAGGTGACCGATTTTCAGGGTCAGCCACTTAACTTGTTGGACCGCCAATATGTCCTCATGGCCTATCCTAAGATTCATGACCAAGTACTCAACTATCTAAAAGACCGCCAATAA
- a CDS encoding aldo/keto reductase encodes MNKITLSNGVQMPQLGFGVYQIEDLDLCQAAVEHALKTGYRLIDTAAAYFNEEAVGKAIQASDVPRQDIFLVSKVWIQDYGYEATKAAFNRSLEKLQTDYLDLYLIHQAYNDYYGAWRAMEELYEAGKVKAIGVCNFNSRQLVDLISYNQIKPHVVQVEFNPLFQQEGFRQVLNDYDIQLMAWGPFAEGQGNLFNHEVLKAIGDQYDKTPAQVMLRWNLDQGSVTIPKSVHKERIEENFAIGDFTLSAEDQDKIKALDQGKSIVIDFDDPETVKALSQFKIHD; translated from the coding sequence ATGAACAAGATTACTTTAAGTAATGGTGTCCAAATGCCGCAACTGGGTTTTGGTGTCTATCAGATTGAGGATTTGGACCTCTGCCAAGCAGCGGTAGAACATGCCTTAAAAACCGGCTACCGTCTGATCGATACCGCTGCCGCTTACTTTAACGAAGAAGCCGTGGGCAAGGCGATTCAAGCCTCTGATGTGCCACGCCAAGACATCTTCCTAGTCAGCAAGGTCTGGATCCAAGATTATGGCTATGAAGCGACCAAGGCAGCTTTTAATCGGTCCTTAGAGAAACTCCAAACCGATTATTTGGACTTATACCTGATCCACCAGGCCTATAATGACTATTACGGCGCTTGGCGGGCCATGGAAGAACTCTATGAAGCCGGCAAGGTCAAGGCCATCGGGGTATGTAACTTCAATAGTCGCCAATTGGTTGACTTAATTAGCTATAACCAGATCAAGCCCCATGTGGTCCAAGTCGAATTTAACCCACTCTTCCAACAAGAGGGCTTTAGACAAGTCCTAAATGACTACGACATTCAATTGATGGCTTGGGGACCCTTTGCGGAAGGACAGGGCAATCTATTTAATCACGAGGTCTTAAAAGCTATTGGCGACCAATACGATAAGACCCCGGCTCAAGTGATGTTACGCTGGAATTTGGACCAAGGCTCAGTCACGATCCCTAAGTCTGTACATAAGGAGCGAATCGAAGAGAACTTTGCGATTGGGGACTTTACTTTGAGCGCAGAGGACCAAGACAAGATCAAAGCCTTAGACCAAGGGAAGAGCATCGTTATTGATTTTGATGACCCTGAAACTGTGAAAGCCTTAAGCCAGTTTAAGATCCACGATTAA
- a CDS encoding CaiB/BaiF CoA transferase family protein produces the protein MSETRKDLIPEYGPLHGVRILGLGSIVAMPHAGNLLADLGAEFIQIERPGMGDSLRMLAPFSKKTKVSNGWMQDARNRLSITLESNLNNEEAKAVFLDLIKEVDIFMDNMVWLKKLGIDDEEMLAANPKLVICHVSGFGQEAFGGAEGVSGRASFDMIGQAYGGFLNLNGEPDQAPMIVKPYLNDYVSALNATYGVLAAYIHAQKTGKGQVVDVAQYEAMARILSDTFVTYTENGEDKERTGNKTTAFQPYGLFFDKNGEYVVVGAFGRNVYNRFLEAVGFDKEYFAYEVAGNGVEAVMSERGQELDQKIKEWCSQRTAKEIEETLNAHRVPASKVNKASDALNSEHFKARNNFVTYTDQTSGEEVTAFGVVPHMSETPGKVWRGAPAMGQDNELVYGELLGYSEDKIAELKEKGLI, from the coding sequence ATGAGTGAAACACGTAAAGACTTAATTCCCGAATACGGCCCCTTACATGGGGTAAGAATCCTGGGTTTAGGGTCCATTGTGGCCATGCCACATGCCGGTAACCTCTTAGCCGACTTAGGGGCAGAATTTATCCAAATTGAACGCCCCGGCATGGGAGATTCATTACGGATGTTGGCACCTTTTTCCAAGAAAACCAAGGTATCCAACGGCTGGATGCAAGATGCCCGAAACCGTCTAAGCATTACCTTAGAATCCAACCTCAACAATGAAGAGGCCAAGGCAGTTTTCTTAGACCTGATCAAAGAAGTCGACATCTTCATGGACAACATGGTTTGGTTGAAGAAATTAGGGATTGATGATGAAGAAATGTTGGCAGCCAATCCCAAATTAGTTATCTGCCACGTGTCTGGTTTCGGGCAAGAAGCCTTTGGTGGGGCAGAAGGCGTTTCTGGCCGGGCATCCTTTGACATGATCGGTCAAGCTTACGGTGGTTTCTTGAACTTGAATGGGGAACCTGACCAAGCACCAATGATTGTGAAACCTTACTTAAACGACTATGTGTCTGCCTTAAACGCTACCTATGGGGTATTAGCAGCTTATATTCACGCCCAAAAGACCGGCAAAGGCCAAGTGGTGGATGTGGCCCAATATGAAGCCATGGCCCGGATTTTGTCCGATACCTTCGTCACCTATACCGAAAACGGGGAAGACAAAGAACGGACCGGCAACAAGACCACTGCCTTCCAACCATACGGCCTCTTCTTTGACAAGAATGGAGAATACGTCGTTGTTGGTGCCTTTGGGCGGAACGTCTACAACCGTTTCTTGGAAGCAGTTGGCTTCGATAAAGAATACTTCGCCTATGAAGTGGCCGGTAACGGGGTAGAAGCCGTGATGTCTGAACGTGGCCAAGAGCTCGACCAAAAGATTAAGGAATGGTGTAGCCAACGGACCGCTAAGGAAATCGAAGAAACCCTCAACGCTCACCGGGTACCAGCTTCCAAGGTTAACAAGGCCTCAGACGCGCTCAATTCCGAACACTTCAAGGCCCGTAACAACTTCGTCACCTATACCGACCAAACCAGTGGTGAAGAAGTCACTGCCTTTGGTGTCGTGCCTCACATGAGCGAAACCCCAGGGAAAGTATGGCGGGGCGCTCCAGCCATGGGTCAAGACAACGAACTCGTTTATGGCGAGCTCTTAGGTTACTCTGAAGACAAGATCGCCGAATTAAAAGAAAAAGGGCTTATCTAG
- a CDS encoding NAD(P)H-dependent flavin oxidoreductase, whose translation MTDVCEMLGIKYPIFCGAMGGISRPELVAAVSNAGGMGILMTAGMKDEEKIRQAVQKTRELTDKPFGANVAIISGNAKEVLEVLIDEGVKFFTTGAGDPIPYIDMIHQAGGKIFPVVPSARVVRKVEDAGADGVVVEGMEAGGHVGQATTMTLTRQAVEAVDHVPVIAAGGIADGHGLAAAYALGADGVQVGTVLVASTEAPIHDNYKQAIVDANDTATFVSGSMTGAPIRIEKNAAAQKHHDMDMDPEVDVKAIEAYTIPSLTKAAAEGDVKEEIVTYGQIAGLVHEVRPVKEIIDSIFQEANEVIDALAAKKI comes from the coding sequence ATGACAGATGTATGTGAAATGTTAGGCATTAAATACCCAATCTTTTGTGGCGCTATGGGGGGGATTTCCCGTCCAGAATTAGTGGCTGCCGTATCCAATGCTGGCGGCATGGGGATCTTGATGACTGCTGGGATGAAGGATGAAGAAAAAATTCGCCAAGCGGTCCAAAAAACCCGGGAATTAACCGACAAACCCTTCGGCGCTAACGTGGCCATTATTTCTGGTAACGCTAAAGAAGTGCTGGAAGTCCTCATTGACGAAGGCGTGAAATTCTTTACCACTGGCGCTGGAGACCCGATTCCTTATATTGACATGATCCACCAAGCCGGCGGAAAGATCTTCCCAGTGGTACCAAGTGCCCGGGTAGTCCGTAAGGTGGAAGACGCTGGTGCAGACGGTGTGGTTGTTGAAGGGATGGAAGCCGGTGGCCACGTCGGTCAAGCGACAACCATGACCCTGACCCGCCAAGCCGTTGAAGCGGTTGACCATGTCCCTGTTATTGCAGCGGGTGGGATTGCGGACGGCCACGGTTTAGCGGCTGCTTATGCCCTCGGTGCTGACGGCGTCCAAGTCGGAACCGTCCTCGTTGCTTCTACCGAAGCGCCGATCCATGATAACTACAAACAAGCCATCGTGGATGCTAACGATACCGCCACCTTTGTGTCAGGTTCCATGACCGGCGCACCGATCCGGATTGAAAAGAATGCTGCCGCTCAAAAACACCACGACATGGATATGGACCCAGAAGTGGACGTCAAAGCCATCGAAGCTTACACCATTCCTTCCCTAACCAAGGCGGCGGCTGAAGGGGACGTGAAGGAAGAAATCGTGACATACGGGCAAATCGCTGGTTTAGTCCATGAAGTCCGCCCGGTGAAAGAAATCATCGATTCCATCTTCCAAGAAGCTAATGAAGTCATTGACGCCTTAGCTGCTAAGAAGATTTAA
- a CDS encoding LysR family transcriptional regulator encodes MYSRKLEIFIAVAQEGSFSQAAQRLYISPTAVKKQIDRLEDLLGLDLFQRSSRGVKLTEAGHSFYQDSLALIDQSQKAIHRAKQIAQKSPYLIRLGRSFLNPAQDFFPLWHRFNQHYPQFKLEVVPFEDNQQSILETIKHLGQGFDLMVGACDSLKWLEYVQLLPLKEAKLTCAMAKNHPLKGKACIQLEDLNDQDLIMVKEGHSQSNDALRSYLKSHYRSIHIIDAAYYYDLSTFNRCEQTGAILLSLDVWEDIHPSLITIPLAWSGPGVPYGIIYSKEPNDQVAKFIKVLANLH; translated from the coding sequence ATGTATAGTCGCAAGTTAGAAATATTCATTGCCGTGGCCCAAGAAGGGTCCTTCAGCCAGGCAGCTCAACGTTTGTATATCAGTCCGACTGCTGTTAAGAAACAAATCGACCGCTTAGAAGATCTCCTGGGTCTCGATCTTTTCCAACGCTCCAGTCGCGGGGTTAAGCTCACCGAAGCGGGTCACAGTTTCTACCAGGATAGTCTCGCTCTTATTGACCAAAGTCAAAAAGCCATACACCGAGCCAAGCAAATCGCCCAAAAATCGCCTTACCTGATTCGTTTGGGGCGGTCCTTTTTAAATCCTGCCCAGGACTTTTTTCCTTTGTGGCATCGTTTCAACCAACACTACCCCCAATTTAAACTGGAAGTCGTGCCCTTTGAAGATAACCAGCAAAGCATTCTCGAGACCATTAAACACCTAGGCCAAGGCTTTGACCTCATGGTGGGGGCTTGCGATTCCTTGAAATGGCTAGAATACGTCCAGCTCTTGCCCTTGAAAGAAGCTAAGCTGACCTGTGCTATGGCTAAAAACCATCCCCTCAAAGGCAAGGCCTGTATCCAACTTGAAGACCTCAACGATCAGGATTTAATTATGGTAAAGGAGGGCCATAGTCAAAGTAATGACGCCCTAAGAAGCTATCTCAAGTCTCACTACCGCAGTATCCATATTATCGATGCGGCTTACTATTATGATCTTTCGACCTTTAACCGTTGTGAGCAGACAGGAGCCATTCTCTTGTCCTTAGATGTTTGGGAAGACATCCACCCTTCCCTCATCACTATCCCCCTGGCTTGGTCTGGCCCTGGGGTTCCCTACGGTATTATCTATTCCAAGGAGCCCAATGACCAGGTGGCTAAATTCATCAAAGTCCTCGCTAATCTCCATTAA
- a CDS encoding thioredoxin family protein, producing the protein MIKELEKDTFKEDLQNGTVLVDFYSKTCGPCKMLSFILDDVDKTKGDDLSIIKIPFEENPDLVEEYGVEGYPTLIAFKDGEEVTRKAGLQQKPVILKMIEEAE; encoded by the coding sequence GTGATCAAAGAATTAGAAAAAGACACCTTCAAAGAAGATTTACAAAATGGAACCGTTTTGGTGGACTTCTATTCCAAAACCTGTGGCCCCTGCAAGATGCTATCCTTTATCCTAGATGACGTGGATAAAACCAAAGGCGATGACCTCTCCATCATCAAAATTCCCTTTGAAGAAAACCCTGACTTAGTCGAAGAATATGGCGTTGAAGGCTACCCAACCTTAATCGCCTTTAAAGATGGAGAAGAAGTTACCCGTAAAGCCGGCCTCCAACAAAAACCAGTCATCCTAAAAATGATCGAAGAAGCAGAATAA
- a CDS encoding nitroreductase family protein, whose amino-acid sequence MTGIKNNDFSDVVFKRRSVRHFDPNVKISRDELKQIVKETVTAPSACNLQSWHFEIVDNEAGKEKLKSYFIPFNTPQIDSCSAMVLVFGDTQSHKNYRKAWEDDYHAGKITKEEMEDNFSRILYRYEDGPRDFLVNDATVDAAMAAMQLLLVARAHGYEGNAIAGYDTTKAAETFGLDPYRYIPVMAVALGIPAKNGPAEEDHSDRYGLDTILHFVDE is encoded by the coding sequence ATGACTGGAATAAAAAATAATGATTTTTCTGATGTGGTCTTTAAGCGGCGGTCCGTCCGTCACTTCGATCCAAACGTCAAGATTAGCCGGGACGAATTAAAGCAAATCGTGAAAGAAACCGTGACGGCGCCTTCCGCATGTAACCTACAATCTTGGCATTTTGAGATTGTTGACAATGAAGCGGGCAAGGAAAAATTAAAATCATACTTTATTCCTTTCAACACCCCACAAATTGATTCATGTTCTGCCATGGTCCTCGTTTTTGGCGATACCCAATCGCATAAGAATTACCGCAAGGCCTGGGAAGACGACTACCATGCTGGGAAGATCACTAAGGAAGAAATGGAAGATAACTTTTCTCGAATTCTTTACCGTTATGAAGACGGCCCTCGTGATTTCCTTGTTAATGATGCTACGGTGGATGCAGCTATGGCGGCCATGCAACTGCTCTTAGTGGCCCGGGCCCATGGTTATGAAGGTAATGCGATCGCCGGTTACGATACCACAAAGGCCGCGGAAACTTTTGGCCTCGATCCTTACCGCTACATCCCTGTCATGGCCGTTGCCCTTGGCATTCCAGCTAAAAACGGCCCAGCCGAAGAAGATCATTCTGACCGTTATGGCTTAGATACAATTCTTCACTTCGTGGATGAATAA
- a CDS encoding NAD(P)/FAD-dependent oxidoreductase, whose protein sequence is MSQYDLVIVGAGPAGMTAAIYGVRADLKVLMLDKLAPGGQVINTNEVDNYPGKPKINGAELCMDMFQHTQSLGADFDYKTVTRVQVADDGVMKTIYFAEDEETVQAPTVIVATGTRSRTLNIPGEEQFKGSAISWCAICDGAKYRDKDVVIIGGGNSAVDEGTYLAGIVNHLTIVTDFDLTADPASCDYLRSLDNVTVYPYKAVQSFEANEDGSLKGVKFADKETGENEQVVECDGVFEYIGAVPSTEFIQDLGITESHGYVETDAHMATAVPGIYGAGDSNSKFLRQIVTATSDGATAAQEASGYIKKLRAEGKYE, encoded by the coding sequence ATGTCACAATATGATTTAGTGATTGTGGGTGCCGGCCCAGCTGGGATGACGGCTGCGATTTATGGGGTACGGGCTGATTTGAAGGTATTAATGCTAGATAAATTAGCTCCCGGTGGACAAGTCATTAATACTAATGAAGTTGATAACTACCCTGGTAAACCCAAGATTAATGGTGCTGAATTATGTATGGACATGTTCCAACATACCCAATCTTTAGGGGCTGACTTCGACTACAAGACCGTTACCCGGGTTCAAGTCGCTGATGACGGTGTCATGAAGACCATTTACTTTGCGGAAGATGAGGAAACCGTCCAAGCCCCAACCGTGATTGTAGCTACCGGAACGCGGTCACGGACCTTAAACATTCCCGGTGAAGAACAATTCAAGGGCTCAGCTATCTCCTGGTGTGCTATCTGTGACGGGGCCAAATACCGCGACAAGGATGTTGTGATCATCGGTGGTGGGAACTCGGCTGTGGATGAGGGGACTTACCTGGCTGGCATTGTTAACCACCTCACCATCGTTACTGACTTTGACCTGACTGCTGATCCTGCTTCCTGTGACTACCTGCGTTCCCTAGACAATGTGACCGTTTACCCTTACAAGGCGGTACAAAGCTTCGAAGCCAATGAAGACGGCAGCCTCAAAGGGGTTAAATTCGCTGATAAGGAAACTGGCGAAAACGAACAAGTTGTTGAATGTGACGGGGTTTTTGAATACATCGGTGCAGTCCCAAGTACGGAATTCATCCAAGACCTAGGCATTACCGAATCACACGGTTATGTGGAAACCGATGCCCATATGGCGACCGCTGTACCTGGTATCTATGGGGCCGGTGACTCTAACAGTAAATTCTTACGTCAAATCGTGACTGCTACTTCAGACGGTGCGACCGCAGCCCAAGAAGCCAGTGGCTATATCAAGAAATTACGGGCAGAAGGCAAGTACGAATAA
- a CDS encoding carboxymuconolactone decarboxylase family protein, translating to MKKIIQTAGRDALGDFAPEFAHFNDDILFGENWNNESISIKTRCIITLVALMSMGITDSSLVYHLENAKKHGVSQREIAGIITHLGFYVGWPKAWAVFNLAKDIWAIHEGDSTYSNPAMAAHAKRMPFPIGEENTAFAQYFIGKSYLAPLSSQQVDIHNVTFEPGCRNHWHIHHASQGGGQILIAVAGTGYYQEWGQDPIKLEPGHVINVGAGVKHWHGASKEDWFSHIAIAVPGQDTSNEWCEPVDDDYYQQLK from the coding sequence ATGAAAAAAATTATTCAAACAGCCGGTCGGGACGCTTTAGGCGACTTTGCGCCAGAATTTGCCCATTTTAATGATGATATTCTCTTTGGTGAGAATTGGAATAATGAATCGATCTCTATCAAAACCCGGTGCATCATTACCTTAGTCGCCTTGATGAGCATGGGAATCACGGACTCTTCTTTAGTTTACCATCTCGAAAATGCTAAAAAGCATGGTGTCAGCCAAAGAGAAATTGCTGGCATCATCACCCACCTAGGCTTCTATGTGGGTTGGCCCAAAGCCTGGGCCGTCTTTAACCTGGCCAAAGATATCTGGGCCATCCATGAGGGCGACTCGACCTACTCAAACCCGGCCATGGCTGCCCATGCTAAACGGATGCCCTTCCCAATTGGAGAAGAGAATACCGCCTTTGCTCAGTATTTTATTGGCAAGAGTTACCTGGCTCCTTTATCAAGTCAACAAGTGGATATCCATAATGTGACTTTCGAACCGGGATGTCGCAATCACTGGCATATTCACCATGCTAGTCAGGGTGGGGGACAGATACTGATTGCGGTTGCTGGGACCGGTTACTACCAAGAGTGGGGACAAGACCCAATTAAACTAGAACCTGGTCATGTCATTAATGTGGGCGCCGGCGTCAAGCATTGGCATGGGGCCAGCAAAGAGGACTGGTTTTCCCATATCGCCATCGCCGTCCCTGGCCAAGATACCAGCAATGAATGGTGTGAACCCGTGGATGACGACTATTACCAACAATTAAAGTAA